One genomic segment of Lysobacter sp. 5GHs7-4 includes these proteins:
- a CDS encoding DUF4189 domain-containing protein: MKNFGGLLVLASMLALARPAAAEDGCPAGFIPNAAGTPNVQCIPAGGSGYSGPFETWERRWGAFTSDVVTGKIGVATAMTSKRKAEKEAMRDCQVRGGTQCKLLLTFTNQCAAIASGKEAAGTYAISAGGGVNATVAKQVALRECGQRAESCEIFLTECSYAEQVQ, from the coding sequence ATGAAAAACTTCGGCGGTTTACTGGTCCTGGCATCGATGCTCGCGCTTGCGAGACCCGCGGCCGCGGAAGACGGATGCCCCGCCGGTTTCATTCCCAATGCGGCGGGCACGCCGAATGTCCAGTGCATTCCGGCGGGCGGCAGCGGGTACAGCGGACCGTTCGAAACGTGGGAGCGGCGCTGGGGCGCCTTCACAAGCGACGTCGTGACCGGCAAGATCGGCGTCGCCACGGCGATGACGAGCAAGCGCAAGGCCGAGAAGGAGGCCATGCGCGACTGCCAGGTTCGCGGCGGAACGCAGTGCAAACTCTTGCTGACGTTCACCAATCAATGCGCGGCGATCGCCTCGGGCAAAGAGGCGGCGGGCACGTATGCGATCTCCGCAGGCGGCGGCGTGAACGCCACGGTGGCCAAGCAGGTCGCATTGCGGGAATGCGGACAGCGCGCGGAAAGCTGCGAGATCTTCCTGACCGAATGCAGCTACGCCGAGCAAGTGCAGTGA
- a CDS encoding SDR family oxidoreductase, which yields MTAPTIALITGASRGLGRNTALKLAAQGSDAILTYRSNRAEADAVVAAIQALGRRAVALQLDVGDSRSFEAFADQVRQALAAHWQRTQFDYLINNAGTGIHASLAETTEAQFDELVNIHFKGVFFLTQRLLPLIADGGRIVNVSSGLTRFALPGYAAYASMKGAIEVLTKYMAKELGPRGIAVNVVAPGAIETDFGGGAVRDNAQLNAYVASQTALGRVGLPDDIGGVFASLLSPDNRWINAQRIEASGGMFV from the coding sequence ATGACCGCCCCCACCATCGCCCTGATCACCGGCGCCAGCCGCGGCCTCGGCCGCAACACCGCCCTCAAGCTGGCCGCCCAGGGCAGCGACGCGATCCTGACCTACCGCAGCAACCGCGCCGAAGCCGACGCCGTGGTCGCCGCGATCCAGGCCCTGGGCCGCCGCGCCGTCGCCCTGCAGCTGGACGTGGGCGACAGCCGCAGCTTCGAGGCCTTCGCCGATCAGGTCCGCCAGGCCCTGGCCGCGCACTGGCAGCGCACGCAGTTCGACTACCTGATCAACAACGCCGGCACCGGCATCCATGCCTCGCTGGCCGAAACCACCGAGGCGCAGTTCGACGAACTGGTGAACATCCATTTCAAGGGCGTGTTCTTCCTGACCCAGAGGCTGCTGCCGCTGATCGCCGACGGTGGCCGCATCGTCAACGTCTCCTCCGGCCTGACCCGCTTCGCCCTGCCCGGCTACGCCGCCTACGCCTCGATGAAGGGCGCGATCGAGGTGCTGACCAAGTACATGGCCAAGGAACTGGGCCCGCGCGGCATCGCCGTCAACGTGGTCGCCCCGGGCGCCATCGAAACCGACTTCGGCGGCGGTGCCGTGCGCGACAACGCCCAGCTCAACGCCTATGTCGCCTCGCAGACCGCGCTGGGCCGTGTCGGCCTGCCGGACGACATCGGCGGCGTGTTCGCGTCCTTGCTGTCGCCGGACAACCGCTGGATCAACGCCCAGCGCATCGAGGCCTCCGGCGGCATGTTCGTGTAA
- a CDS encoding DUF4189 domain-containing protein has translation MSNPRALASGKAKLSKCAWATVLMAALAANAKAEQGCPDNFVPNPNWTQGQSQCIPGPPTQGDADSSPPAPVWATRWGAIAIDSATGNMGAVTDMPSKRKAVDAALARCRDHGGTNCKISLEYHNQCAASAWGEGNGGTFVSFRAPSEKDAVSGALNQCGQDSGGACETFYSGCSSAQRVR, from the coding sequence GTGAGCAATCCAAGAGCGTTGGCGAGCGGCAAAGCGAAGCTTTCCAAATGTGCGTGGGCCACGGTGCTGATGGCCGCCTTGGCGGCGAATGCGAAAGCCGAGCAAGGCTGTCCCGACAACTTCGTGCCCAATCCCAATTGGACACAGGGTCAGTCGCAGTGCATTCCCGGGCCACCCACCCAAGGCGACGCCGACTCATCGCCGCCGGCACCCGTCTGGGCGACGCGCTGGGGTGCGATCGCCATCGATTCGGCCACGGGCAACATGGGAGCCGTGACGGACATGCCCAGCAAGCGCAAAGCGGTGGACGCTGCGCTGGCGCGTTGCCGCGATCACGGCGGCACGAATTGCAAGATCAGTCTGGAATACCACAACCAATGCGCCGCTTCCGCCTGGGGCGAGGGCAACGGCGGGACCTTCGTGTCGTTCAGGGCACCGTCCGAGAAGGACGCGGTATCCGGCGCTTTGAATCAGTGCGGCCAGGACTCCGGCGGCGCCTGCGAAACGTTCTATTCCGGGTGCAGCTCCGCGCAGCGAGTGCGTTGA
- a CDS encoding alpha/beta hydrolase, which produces MKTILPQLRLRMRGLAPICWLLLSGALAGPVLAGEGTATAADGTRLHYVDNGRASTQPTLVFVPGWGMDHTIWDAQLAAFDATHRVVAMDPRSQGASQQTGSGNTPEGRAGDIEAVLAAQGLDTVVLIGWSQGVQDVAAYVDRYGTGRVAGLVLVDAAVSNGAAAVAADPQAAQQLLQRMAVYAAHPREYLRGMMGAIFVKPLAPERLQQRVDIALRTPVSTGVAMLVADLYGMDRSAALKKFDRPTLIVASAGSAELQAQRAAAAQIPGAVLEVVTDAGHGVFVDQPEVFNAALRRFLLKAQR; this is translated from the coding sequence ATGAAGACGATCCTGCCCCAGCTCCGATTGCGCATGCGCGGCCTCGCGCCGATCTGTTGGCTGCTGCTGTCGGGCGCGCTGGCCGGGCCGGTCCTGGCGGGCGAGGGCACGGCGACGGCCGCGGACGGCACTCGCCTCCACTACGTCGACAACGGCCGTGCGAGCACGCAGCCGACGCTGGTGTTCGTGCCTGGCTGGGGCATGGACCATACGATCTGGGACGCGCAGTTGGCGGCGTTCGATGCGACGCATCGGGTGGTCGCGATGGACCCCCGCTCGCAGGGCGCATCGCAGCAGACCGGCAGCGGCAATACCCCGGAGGGGCGGGCGGGCGACATCGAAGCGGTGCTGGCCGCGCAGGGTCTGGACACCGTGGTGCTGATCGGTTGGTCGCAGGGCGTGCAGGACGTCGCGGCCTACGTGGATCGCTATGGCACCGGACGCGTCGCGGGGTTGGTGCTGGTGGATGCCGCGGTGTCGAACGGTGCGGCCGCGGTCGCCGCCGATCCGCAGGCCGCGCAGCAGTTACTGCAGCGGATGGCGGTGTATGCGGCGCATCCGCGCGAGTACCTGCGCGGGATGATGGGGGCGATCTTCGTCAAACCGCTGGCGCCGGAGCGTCTGCAGCAGCGGGTCGACATCGCCTTGCGCACGCCGGTGAGCACGGGCGTGGCGATGCTGGTGGCGGATCTGTACGGCATGGACCGCAGCGCTGCCTTGAAGAAGTTCGACAGGCCGACCCTGATCGTGGCCTCGGCGGGCTCGGCTGAGTTGCAGGCGCAGCGCGCAGCCGCCGCGCAGATACCCGGCGCGGTGCTGGAGGTCGTGACCGATGCGGGGCACGGGGTGTTCGTGGATCAGCCCGAGGTGTTCAACGCGGCGTTGCGGCGGTTCTTGCTGAAGGCGCAACGATAG
- a CDS encoding VOC family protein: MTTKIFVNLPVQDLDRSVAFYTQLGYSFNAKFTDENATCMIVSDDIYVMLLVKPFFQTFVSKPIGDAHQNVLAILSINAEDRAGVDALVEKAIAAGAKSPEAKDYGFMYQRGYEDPDGHQWEVFYMDPDADPSAVQG; the protein is encoded by the coding sequence ATGACCACCAAGATCTTCGTCAACCTGCCCGTCCAGGACCTGGACCGCTCCGTCGCCTTCTATACCCAGCTGGGCTATTCGTTCAACGCCAAGTTCACCGACGAGAACGCCACCTGCATGATCGTCTCCGACGACATCTACGTGATGCTGCTGGTCAAGCCGTTCTTCCAGACCTTCGTCAGCAAGCCGATCGGCGACGCCCATCAGAACGTGCTGGCGATCCTCAGCATCAACGCCGAGGACCGCGCGGGCGTCGATGCGCTGGTCGAGAAGGCGATCGCCGCCGGCGCCAAGTCGCCCGAGGCCAAGGACTACGGCTTCATGTACCAGCGCGGCTACGAAGACCCGGACGGCCACCAGTGGGAAGTGTTCTACATGGATCCGGACGCCGACCCGAGCGCCGTGCAGGGCTGA
- a CDS encoding amidohydrolase family protein translates to MRLRKLALSAALSLGLVCTAQAQTAPPAAPIALKAAHLFDGRSGQLVSPGVVVVRGDRIVAVGRDAAIPADARVIDLGDATLLPGYIDAHTHLASDHSENWAQGFYENMLRFPTEQAFHAQRNAQAALMAGVTSARELGAPDFVDIGLRNAINAGLVQGPRIIAAGHALGSTGGHCDSVNAPPDRVRPAGPLEGVCNGAEECRLAVRQQMKFGADVIKICASGGVLSESDPVDVPQLTPAELDAIIGEAHNWGRKVAAHSHGDVAARLAVEAGIDSIEHGSFLTPATLQLMKNKGVYLVPTRMTQLWVDEKADTYPPKIGEKARAAAAAHTQMFKHALKIGVPIAYGTDSAVFPHGLNAREFGDYVDMGMSPAQALMTSSQGSAKLLGIDKDTGTLEAGKAADIVAVSGDVIQNVRATEKPVLVMRAGVVVKGATP, encoded by the coding sequence ATGAGGTTGCGCAAGCTCGCGTTGTCCGCCGCATTGTCCTTGGGTCTGGTCTGCACCGCGCAGGCGCAGACCGCGCCGCCCGCCGCGCCGATCGCGCTGAAAGCCGCGCATCTGTTCGACGGCCGCAGCGGACAGCTGGTGTCGCCGGGCGTGGTGGTGGTGCGCGGCGACCGCATCGTCGCGGTGGGCCGCGACGCGGCGATTCCCGCCGACGCGCGCGTGATCGATCTGGGCGACGCGACCCTGCTGCCGGGCTACATCGACGCGCACACGCATCTGGCCTCGGACCACAGCGAGAACTGGGCGCAGGGCTTCTACGAGAACATGCTGCGTTTCCCCACCGAGCAGGCCTTCCACGCCCAGCGCAACGCGCAGGCGGCGCTGATGGCGGGCGTGACCAGCGCGCGCGAACTGGGCGCGCCGGACTTCGTCGACATCGGCCTGCGCAACGCGATCAACGCCGGCCTGGTGCAGGGGCCGCGCATCATCGCCGCGGGCCACGCCCTGGGTTCCACCGGCGGCCACTGCGACAGCGTCAACGCGCCGCCGGACCGCGTGCGCCCGGCCGGTCCGTTGGAAGGCGTGTGCAACGGCGCCGAGGAATGCCGGCTGGCGGTGCGCCAGCAGATGAAGTTCGGCGCCGACGTGATCAAGATCTGCGCCTCCGGCGGCGTGCTGTCCGAATCCGACCCGGTCGACGTGCCGCAGCTGACGCCGGCCGAACTGGACGCGATCATCGGCGAGGCCCACAACTGGGGCCGCAAGGTCGCCGCGCACAGCCACGGCGACGTCGCCGCGCGGCTGGCGGTGGAGGCCGGCATCGATTCGATCGAGCACGGCAGTTTCCTCACGCCGGCCACCTTGCAGCTGATGAAGAACAAGGGCGTGTACCTGGTGCCCACGCGCATGACCCAGCTGTGGGTGGACGAGAAGGCCGACACCTATCCGCCCAAGATCGGCGAGAAGGCGCGCGCCGCCGCCGCCGCGCACACGCAGATGTTCAAGCACGCCTTGAAGATCGGCGTGCCGATCGCCTACGGCACCGACTCGGCGGTGTTCCCGCACGGCCTCAACGCGCGCGAGTTCGGCGACTACGTCGACATGGGCATGAGCCCGGCGCAGGCGCTGATGACCAGCAGCCAGGGTTCGGCCAAATTGCTGGGCATCGACAAGGACACCGGCACCCTGGAGGCCGGCAAGGCCGCCGACATCGTCGCCGTGTCTGGGGACGTGATCCAGAACGTGCGCGCGACCGAAAAGCCGGTGCTGGTGATGCGCGCCGGAGTGGTGGTCAAGGGCGCTACGCCCTGA
- a CDS encoding LysR family transcriptional regulator yields the protein MSRHYDHLADVEAFANAVERGSLTAAATALGTTPSAISRAIARLETRLGVQLLRRTTRRLGLTESGRLYLEQSRAAFALIDEAERSLQGRGGELTGSVRLSVPTTYGHYRLPARLQAFARRHPRVRIELSIANRNVDLVAEGYDLAIRLGELPDSGLVARKLEDAPMCLVASPAYLERAGVPRDIDELARHECLSFVMPSSGRVAPWILREDGRDRDWTPAGALRVSDDPLGMVSLSEQGYGICQSYDFIVGERLRAGRLSEVLPQARGRSRPFSLIYAPHRQLSAAARALIEALSAS from the coding sequence ATGAGCCGCCATTACGACCACCTCGCCGACGTGGAAGCCTTCGCCAACGCGGTCGAGCGCGGTTCGCTCACCGCCGCCGCCACCGCCCTGGGCACCACGCCCTCGGCGATCAGCCGCGCGATCGCACGCCTGGAAACCCGCCTGGGCGTGCAACTGCTACGGCGCACCACCCGCCGCCTGGGCCTGACCGAATCCGGGCGCCTGTACCTGGAACAGTCGCGCGCCGCGTTCGCGCTGATCGACGAGGCCGAGCGCAGCCTGCAGGGCCGCGGCGGCGAGTTGACCGGCAGCGTGCGCCTGAGCGTGCCGACCACCTACGGCCACTACCGTCTGCCGGCGCGGCTGCAGGCGTTCGCGCGACGCCATCCGCGCGTGCGCATCGAATTGAGCATCGCCAACCGCAACGTCGATCTGGTCGCCGAGGGCTACGACCTGGCGATCCGCCTGGGCGAACTGCCCGACAGCGGCCTGGTCGCGCGCAAGCTCGAGGACGCGCCGATGTGCCTGGTCGCCTCGCCCGCCTACCTCGAGCGCGCGGGCGTGCCGCGCGACATCGACGAACTCGCGCGACACGAGTGCCTGTCGTTCGTGATGCCCAGCAGCGGCCGCGTGGCGCCGTGGATCCTGCGCGAGGACGGCCGCGATCGCGACTGGACGCCCGCCGGCGCGCTGCGCGTGTCCGACGATCCGCTGGGCATGGTGTCGCTGAGCGAGCAGGGCTACGGCATCTGCCAAAGCTACGACTTCATCGTCGGCGAACGCCTGCGCGCCGGACGCCTGAGCGAAGTACTGCCGCAGGCGCGCGGGCGCAGCCGTCCGTTCTCATTGATCTACGCCCCGCACCGGCAGCTGTCGGCCGCGGCGCGCGCGCTGATCGAAGCGCTGAGCGCGAGCTAA
- a CDS encoding YciI family protein, producing the protein MKFLVMIYNDDSLLGDVPADEAKSMMRECLLHADELRDQGYLLDSQQLEAPTTAKSVRVRGGRTTITDGPFAETKEYLGGFNLIEAENMDEALRIAAQFPWANSGCIEVRPVRDIGMVRQAVGA; encoded by the coding sequence ATGAAATTTCTGGTGATGATCTACAACGACGACAGCCTGCTCGGCGACGTGCCCGCCGACGAGGCCAAGAGCATGATGCGCGAGTGCCTGCTGCATGCCGACGAGTTGCGCGATCAGGGCTACCTGCTCGATTCCCAGCAGCTCGAAGCCCCGACCACCGCCAAATCGGTGCGCGTGCGCGGCGGCCGCACCACCATCACCGACGGCCCGTTCGCCGAAACCAAGGAATACCTGGGCGGCTTCAACCTGATCGAGGCCGAGAACATGGACGAGGCGCTGCGCATCGCCGCGCAGTTCCCCTGGGCCAATTCGGGTTGCATCGAAGTGCGCCCGGTGCGCGATATCGGCATGGTGCGGCAGGCCGTCGGCGCCTGA
- a CDS encoding type 1 glutamine amidotransferase domain-containing protein: MTALFAAALFGLSAAATPPPAAPKPVLMVLTSHGSKGSTGQPTGFYLGEVTHPLAVFDAAGIPVEFASIQGGEPPVDGVELDDATNARYWNDARFRDAIRNTARLDTVDSGKYSAVFYAGGHGAVWDFPDSPAVQRVTREVYESGQVVAAVCHGPAALVNVKLSDGSYLVAGKRVSAFTDEEERAVKLENVVPFLLASTLNARGAQHQAAPNWTAKVVVDGRLVTGQNPQSATATAEAVRDLLRKPASAR, from the coding sequence ATGACCGCTCTGTTCGCCGCCGCCCTGTTCGGCCTGTCCGCCGCCGCCACGCCGCCGCCGGCTGCCCCCAAGCCGGTGCTGATGGTGCTGACCAGCCACGGCAGCAAGGGCAGCACCGGCCAGCCCACCGGCTTCTACCTGGGCGAGGTGACGCATCCGCTGGCGGTGTTCGACGCGGCCGGCATCCCGGTCGAGTTCGCGTCCATCCAGGGCGGCGAGCCGCCGGTGGACGGCGTCGAGCTCGACGACGCCACCAATGCGCGTTACTGGAACGACGCCCGTTTCCGCGACGCGATCCGCAACACCGCGCGCCTGGACACGGTCGACAGCGGCAAGTACTCGGCGGTGTTTTACGCCGGCGGCCACGGCGCGGTCTGGGATTTCCCCGACAGCCCGGCGGTGCAGCGGGTGACGCGCGAGGTGTACGAATCCGGCCAGGTGGTGGCCGCGGTCTGCCACGGACCGGCCGCGCTGGTGAACGTGAAGCTCAGCGACGGCAGCTATCTGGTGGCCGGCAAGCGCGTGAGCGCGTTCACCGACGAGGAGGAGCGCGCGGTGAAGTTGGAGAACGTGGTGCCGTTCCTGCTGGCCAGCACCTTGAACGCGCGCGGCGCGCAGCATCAGGCGGCGCCGAACTGGACCGCGAAGGTCGTGGTCGACGGGCGCCTGGTCACCGGCCAGAACCCGCAGTCGGCCACCGCCACCGCCGAGGCGGTGCGCGATCTGCTGCGCAAGCCCGCGTCCGCCCGCTGA
- a CDS encoding DUF3016 domain-containing protein, which produces MILRPALIAAALALSLAGAAHAKTRNVTDPDAPRALPEQGPVEVRWENPAQFTEIRYSGNSSEAKRGNWVEDLALHLRQRAQKRLPAGERLEVDIVDIRRAGNYEPWRGIAFNDTRFIRDIYPPRITLNFRRIGADGQVIAQGERKLSDMSYLSNANTFSNTDPLRYEKSLINRWLDRELKQPGV; this is translated from the coding sequence ATGATTCTCCGTCCCGCCCTGATCGCCGCCGCGCTCGCCCTGAGCCTGGCCGGCGCGGCCCACGCCAAGACCCGCAACGTCACCGACCCCGACGCGCCGCGCGCGCTGCCCGAACAAGGCCCGGTCGAGGTGCGCTGGGAAAATCCGGCCCAGTTCACCGAGATCCGCTACAGCGGCAACTCCAGCGAAGCCAAGCGCGGCAACTGGGTCGAGGATCTCGCCTTGCACCTGCGCCAGCGCGCGCAGAAGCGCCTGCCCGCCGGCGAACGCCTGGAAGTCGACATCGTCGACATCCGCCGCGCCGGCAACTACGAGCCCTGGCGCGGCATCGCCTTCAACGACACCCGCTTCATCCGCGACATCTACCCGCCGCGCATCACCCTCAACTTCCGCCGCATCGGCGCCGACGGCCAGGTGATCGCGCAGGGCGAACGCAAGCTCAGCGACATGAGCTACCTCAGCAACGCCAACACCTTCAGCAACACCGACCCGCTGCGCTACGAGAAGTCGCTGATCAACCGCTGGCTCGACCGCGAACTCAAGCAACCGGGCGTGTGA
- a CDS encoding beta-propeller domain-containing protein, with protein sequence MSRNVVVSIALGAVLLAACAPRATPSTTQPNHRLPAFQDDAAFEKALSKVQQSRQRRQAEAEALYSSAPPPPPPPSPPPAPMAMADAAAASEPAQLSVAAPAAAPAADTITNVQTQGVDEGDIVKKAGDYLIVLRRGRLFSIRIGDGGLRPVATVDAFAPGSDPSGTWYDEMLVSGKDVVVIGYSYDRGGTEVGVFELGDQGGLRHRATYQLRSGDYYSQRNYASRLIGRQLIFYAPVPVRLDDPESHLPALRHWRPGAQPGEFKRILPANRIFDALDTSTQLYSVVLHTVSVCDLAAAELDCQATAVLGSPSREFYVSQDAVYVWVNGSSDPKRNRATSSVFRLPLDGAAPSALRTSGSPIDQMSFLQRDGYLNVLVGSDYEGQAMWRDQAQAGELALLRVSLDEFGDAAASARREHYRALPGIRVGYGSLQNRYVGDWLLLGSGADWYGESERSPASTALALRYASDAPPQVLALPHAVGRIEAMGQHALMVGPSGNDLHFSGVRLGEHAALEGRYVYPSVAEGDQRTHGFFYRPTGEQDGIAGLPILRTDARAHEAPGQASVVYLRNRALRLSRMGQLDARTSPSVDDGCQVSCVDWYGNARPIFIGDRVFALLGYELVEGRIDGDAIRERRRVDFGPGRTAAISQ encoded by the coding sequence ATGAGCCGGAACGTCGTCGTGTCCATCGCGCTGGGGGCCGTGCTCCTGGCCGCCTGCGCCCCGCGCGCCACACCGTCCACCACCCAACCGAACCATCGCCTGCCCGCGTTCCAGGACGATGCCGCGTTCGAAAAAGCGCTGTCCAAGGTGCAGCAGAGCCGCCAGCGGCGACAGGCCGAGGCCGAGGCGCTGTACTCGTCCGCGCCGCCTCCGCCTCCGCCGCCGTCGCCGCCGCCGGCCCCCATGGCGATGGCCGACGCCGCCGCCGCGAGCGAACCTGCGCAACTGAGCGTGGCCGCGCCGGCCGCCGCGCCCGCCGCCGACACCATCACCAACGTCCAGACCCAGGGCGTGGACGAGGGCGACATCGTCAAGAAGGCCGGCGACTACCTGATCGTGCTGCGCCGCGGCCGCCTGTTCTCGATCCGCATCGGCGACGGCGGCCTGCGCCCGGTCGCCACCGTCGACGCGTTCGCGCCCGGCTCCGACCCCAGCGGCACCTGGTACGACGAGATGCTGGTGTCGGGCAAGGACGTGGTCGTGATCGGCTACAGCTACGACCGCGGCGGCACCGAGGTCGGCGTGTTCGAACTGGGCGACCAGGGCGGCCTGCGCCATCGCGCCACGTATCAATTGCGCAGCGGCGACTACTACTCGCAGCGCAACTACGCCAGCCGCCTGATCGGCCGGCAGCTGATCTTCTACGCGCCGGTGCCGGTGCGTCTGGACGATCCCGAATCGCACCTGCCCGCGCTGCGCCACTGGCGGCCGGGCGCACAGCCGGGCGAATTCAAACGCATCCTGCCGGCCAACCGCATCTTCGACGCGCTCGACACCTCGACGCAGCTGTACTCCGTCGTGCTGCACACCGTCAGCGTCTGCGACCTGGCCGCGGCCGAACTGGATTGCCAGGCCACGGCTGTACTCGGCAGCCCCTCGCGCGAGTTCTACGTCTCGCAGGACGCGGTCTACGTGTGGGTGAACGGATCGTCCGATCCGAAGCGCAACCGCGCGACCTCCTCGGTGTTCCGCCTGCCGCTGGACGGCGCCGCGCCGTCGGCCTTGCGCACCAGCGGCAGCCCGATCGACCAGATGTCGTTCCTGCAGCGCGACGGCTATCTCAACGTGCTGGTCGGCAGCGACTACGAAGGCCAGGCGATGTGGCGCGACCAGGCCCAGGCCGGCGAACTGGCGCTGTTGCGCGTGTCCCTGGACGAGTTCGGCGACGCCGCCGCCAGCGCGCGCCGCGAACACTACCGCGCCCTGCCCGGCATCCGCGTCGGCTACGGCTCCTTGCAAAACCGCTATGTCGGCGACTGGCTGCTATTGGGCAGCGGAGCCGACTGGTACGGCGAATCCGAACGCAGCCCCGCCAGCACCGCGCTGGCCCTGCGCTACGCCAGCGACGCCCCGCCGCAGGTGCTGGCGCTGCCGCACGCGGTGGGCCGCATCGAGGCCATGGGGCAGCACGCCCTGATGGTCGGGCCCAGCGGCAACGACCTGCACTTCAGCGGCGTGCGCCTGGGCGAGCACGCGGCGCTGGAAGGCCGCTACGTCTATCCGTCGGTAGCCGAAGGCGACCAGCGCACGCACGGCTTCTTCTATCGGCCGACCGGCGAACAGGACGGCATCGCCGGCCTGCCGATCCTGCGCACCGATGCCCGCGCGCACGAAGCGCCCGGCCAGGCCAGCGTCGTCTATCTGCGCAACCGCGCCCTGCGCCTGAGCCGTATGGGCCAGCTCGACGCGCGCACCTCGCCCAGCGTCGACGACGGCTGCCAGGTGAGCTGCGTGGATTGGTACGGCAACGCGCGCCCGATCTTCATCGGCGATCGCGTGTTCGCCCTGCTCGGCTATGAACTGGTCGAAGGCCGCATCGACGGCGACGCGATCCGCGAACGCCGCCGGGTCGATTTCGGTCCTGGGCGCACGGCCGCGATCTCGCAGTAG
- a CDS encoding LysR family transcriptional regulator, which yields MNQIDAMHVFVRVAELASFTRAADSLGLPKASASTAVQQLENQLGTRLLHRTTRKVQTTQDGQVYYERCKELLAEMDELQGLFRQGPQALRGRLRVDMPSGMAHSVVIPRLPEFLAQHPQLELELSSADRRVDLVREGFDCVVRVGALADSALIARPLGQFRVANCASPAYLQRYGTPRTLEDLASHRLVHYAASLGGRADGWEYWDGSAYRSQPMAGVLTVNNTEAYRSACLAGLGLIQAPLLGLVPDLQRGALVEVLPQLSAEPMPVSLVYANRRNLPQRVQVFMQWMAQLLAPHLDAPGRGS from the coding sequence ATGAACCAGATCGACGCCATGCACGTCTTCGTCCGGGTCGCCGAGCTGGCCAGCTTCACCCGTGCCGCCGACAGTCTGGGCCTGCCCAAGGCCAGCGCCTCCACCGCGGTGCAGCAGCTGGAAAACCAGCTCGGCACGCGCCTGCTGCACCGGACCACGCGCAAGGTCCAGACCACGCAGGACGGGCAGGTGTACTACGAGCGCTGCAAGGAATTGTTGGCCGAGATGGACGAGCTGCAGGGCCTGTTCCGGCAGGGGCCGCAGGCGCTGCGCGGGCGTTTGCGCGTGGACATGCCCAGCGGCATGGCGCACAGCGTCGTGATTCCGCGCCTGCCGGAGTTCCTGGCCCAGCATCCGCAGCTGGAGCTGGAGCTGAGCAGCGCCGACCGCCGGGTCGATCTGGTGCGCGAGGGCTTCGATTGCGTGGTGCGGGTGGGCGCGCTCGCCGACAGCGCGCTGATCGCGCGGCCCTTGGGGCAGTTCCGGGTCGCCAACTGCGCCAGTCCCGCTTACCTGCAGCGCTACGGCACGCCGCGGACGCTGGAGGATCTGGCCTCGCACCGCCTGGTCCACTACGCGGCCAGCCTGGGCGGGCGCGCCGACGGTTGGGAGTACTGGGACGGCAGCGCCTACCGCAGCCAGCCCATGGCCGGCGTGCTGACCGTCAACAACACCGAGGCCTACCGCAGCGCCTGCCTGGCCGGCCTGGGCCTGATCCAGGCGCCCTTGCTGGGGCTGGTGCCGGACCTGCAACGCGGCGCGCTGGTCGAGGTGCTGCCGCAGCTGTCGGCCGAGCCCATGCCGGTGTCGCTGGTGTACGCGAACCGCCGCAACCTGCCGCAGCGCGTGCAGGTATTCATGCAGTGGATGGCGCAGCTGCTGGCGCCGCACCTGGACGCGCCCGGCCGGGGGTCATAG
- a CDS encoding RcnB family protein, whose amino-acid sequence MKRLLLAAALTFATLSTPALAYDRDHDNGRGHGRHHRDRDDDDDRRHSRGRDDYRYRRDDDRHHHDRRDYRGYDRYDGRYYYSYDGNRGRHRGWNKDYRRGQRIDVVYMQPRYYIDDYPRYHVAPPPRGHRWVRMDDGRMILIAVATGIIADVLLHH is encoded by the coding sequence ATGAAACGCCTGCTGCTGGCCGCCGCGCTCACCTTCGCCACCCTGTCCACGCCCGCCCTGGCCTACGACCGCGACCACGACAACGGCCGCGGCCACGGTCGCCACCACCGCGATCGCGACGACGACGACGACCGGCGCCATAGCCGCGGCCGCGACGACTACCGCTACCGCCGCGACGACGACCGCCACCATCACGACCGCCGCGACTACCGCGGCTACGACCGCTACGACGGCCGCTACTACTACAGCTACGACGGCAACCGCGGCCGCCACCGCGGCTGGAACAAGGATTACCGCCGCGGCCAGCGCATCGACGTGGTCTACATGCAGCCGCGCTACTACATCGACGACTACCCGCGTTACCACGTCGCCCCGCCGCCGCGCGGCCACCGCTGGGTGCGCATGGACGACGGCCGCATGATCCTGATCGCGGTGGCCACCGGCATCATCGCCGACGTGCTGCTGCACCACTGA